One genomic window of Danaus plexippus chromosome 23, MEX_DaPlex, whole genome shotgun sequence includes the following:
- the LOC116774903 gene encoding gastrula zinc finger protein XlCGF17.1-like has protein sequence MVGHLMLLKMLHCKMHKKKRALGNGNITEHKDPPESEKSIIKKEINDFDELEPTCRVCLKPGNILIFGNADSNDISEALSTFGGIEVSINDKCPKFLCHSCHNLLQGAILLRKTAQKSDELLKQPIDNSDVAETLLHTNDSYNDFEIENALKSHENYHCKKCDLNFDTFEQLSEHRLSEEHENMRQTCSICNRSYATLYFKRHMSLHNLETPYMCDICGKKFVIQGQFNRHRMTHFHNLPFKCGLCPYRGRFRESLKMHMRSHTGEKPYQCSECSSRFVNKSNLNKHMLTHKGDHDFKCEACGRGFYTKRDLDLHFKVDHTGIKDHLCNVCGKAFGYRKQMMKHQLKVHKREKLRSGRMPLYLQFETNKEV, from the coding sequence ATGGTTGGACATTTAATGctattgaaaatgttacattGCAAAATGCATAAAAAGAAGCGAGCTTTAGGTAATGGGAATATAACCGAACACAAAGACCCACCTGAATCTGAAAAGTCaatcattaaaaaagaaatcaacGACTTTGATGAGTTGGAACCGACCTGCAGAGTATGTTTAAAACCAggcaatatattaatatttggtaATGCTGATTCGAATGATATTTCTGAAGCATTATCGACATTTGGCGGCATAGAAGTGAGTATTAATGATAAATGTCCCAAATTTCTTTGTCACTCATGTCATAATCTGCTCCAAGGCGCTATATTACTGAGAAAAACAGCCCAAAAATCTGATGAACTATTAAAGCAGCCCATTGATAATTCAGATGTTGCAGAAACCTTGCTACATACAAATGATAGCTACAAtgattttgaaattgaaaatgcGTTAAAAAGCCACGAGAATTACCACTGtaaaaaatgtgatttaaattttgatacatTTGAACAGTTGAGTGAACACAGATTGTCCGAAGAACATGAGAATATGAGACAAACATGTTCAATTTGTAACAGATCATAtgcaacattatattttaaaagacacaTGTCGTTACACAATTTAGAAACTCCCTATATGTGTGATATTTGTGGGAAGAAATTTGTTATTCAAGGACAATTTAATCGGCACAGAATGACACATTTCCATAACCTACCATTCAAATGTGGATTATGTCCCTACAGAGGTAGATTTAGGGAGTCCCTAAAAATGCATATGAGGTCTCACACCGGCGAGAAGCCATACCAATGTTCAGAATGCTCGTCTCGGTTTGTCAATAAGAGCAATCTGAATAAACATATGTTGACTCACAAAGGCGACCATGACTTCAAGTGTGAGGCGTGCGGACGAGGGTTTTATACCAAACGAGATCTCGACTTGCACTTCAAAGTTGATCATACAGGTATCAAGGATCATTTGTGTAATGTGTGCGGAAAAGCTTTCGGTTACAGAAAACAAATGATGAAACATCAATTGAAAGTGCATAAGAGAGAAAAACTTAGGAGTGGCAGAATGCCCTTGTACTTGCAATTTGAAACCAATAAAGAAGTTTAA
- the LOC116774869 gene encoding small ribosomal subunit protein uS10m, with protein MNSLRHLWRTTSIVRNVLVNNKTFTRQLATATITPIKPIEDVPSPVELDKLYKRVELEMRGIDPAVLLSYSWFCIAAASHLGIEVTKSWALRKAEKERHTLLRCVHIYKKHRVQYEIRTYFRFVHLQRLTGSTCDTYLEYIQRNLPEGCALKVTKVECQNLPEHLTPPKE; from the exons ATGAATTCGTTAAGg CATTTATGGCGAACAACATCTATTGTGCGAAATGTACTAgtgaataacaaaacattcacAAGGCAACTTGCCACTGCCACTATAACTCCAATAAAACCTATTGAAGATGTACCAAGTCCAGTGGAACTTGACAAACTTTACAAGAGAGTGGAGTTAGAAATGCGGGGTATAGATCCCGCTGTCTTACTCAGCTACTCCTGGTTCTGTATTGCTGCTGCCTCTCATTTAGGCATAGAAGTCACTAAaag CTGGGCGCTAAGGAAAGCAGAGAAAGAAAGGCACACGCTGCTAAGATGTGTccacatttacaaaaaacacAGAGTACAATATGAAATCAGGACATATTTTAGATTTGTTCACCTACAACGGCTGACAGGATCTACTTGTGACACATATTTAGAATACATACAGAGAAACCTTCCGGAAGGATGCGCTTTGAAAGTCACTAAAGTTGAATGTCAGAATTTACCGGAACATTTGACACCGCCaaaggaataa
- the LOC116774871 gene encoding transmembrane protein 216-like, with product MSTKMTNFNSSLAYEILLYLNSFYLGMFFVCEIAMGILKAINVSYPENALLTEAGIFSALCLLEVIRIFLGRRGNLASTKLPVFFSVILTIPCAVGVCYFLIYQTYILRLEYIWCAVMLIFHALELTFAILFIFTVCKNQQYE from the exons ATGTCGACAAAAATGACAAATTTCAACTCCAGCTTGGCGtatgaaatattactttacttGAACTCTTTTTATTTAGGAATGTTCTTCGTCTGTGAAATAGCTATGGGAATTTTAAAAGCCATAAATGTATCATATCCCGAAAACGCGCTATTAACCGAGGCTGGAATATTTAGTGCGTTATGCCTTCTTGAAGttattcgtatatttttagGTAGACGAGGCAATTTAGCGAGCACAA AACTTCCAGTTTTCTTCTCAGTGATATTAACAATACCTTGTGCGGTCGGAGTTTgctatttcttaatataccAGACGTATATTTTACGTCTAGAATATATCTGGTGTGCCGTAATGTTAATATTCCATGCCTTGGAGTTGACTTTTgccattttattcatttttactGTGTGCAAAAACCAACAGTACGAATAG
- the LOC116774752 gene encoding luciferin sulfotransferase, with amino-acid sequence MRTKPNLTFSKLDKETGDVLDRMFEKEDCMVEINPGRVILPADYMTIGQDILDMDVLESDVWMLSYPRTGSTWAQEMVWLIGHDLDYEGAMSLQQIRCPLVELSCIMVDGHAQWHDESVGGTSVDLVKYRVPHPRYIRSHLPWDLLPVDILNADGTVKPKVIYTSRNPKDMVVSYYHYCSLVHGMKGSFEEFCDLFMRDRAPFGPVWNHILGFWNRRDDPNILFIKFEEMKRDLPTVVRKTAKFLDKTLSDEEIFKLCDYLSFANMKTNRAVNLEAILEKSYGKHFLEQTSLRFIRKGEIGDWKNFMSDELSRRFDDWAEQNLKGTELSFE; translated from the exons ATGAGGACTAAACCTAATTTGACCTTTTCCAAACTGGATAAGGAAACAGGAGATGTACTGGATAGAATGTTCGAGAAAGAAGATTGCATGGTCGAGATTAATCCTGGCCGCGTTATTCTACCAGCGGATTACATGACGATAGGTCAGGATATATTGGATATGGATGTTTTGGAAAGCGATGTTTGGATGCTTTCCTATCCAAGAACTG gtTCAACATGGGCCCAGGAAATGGTGTGGTTGATTGGACACGACTTGGACTACGAAGGCGCAATGTCTTTACAACAG ATTCGTTGTCCGTTAGTGGAATTATCTTGTATCATGGTTGATGGGCACGCCCAATGGCATGACGAATCTGTTGGGGGAACCTCGGTCGACCTGGTGAAGTATCGGGTGCCTCACCCTCGCTACATTCGCAGCCATTTACCCTGGGACCTGTTGCCTGTGGATATACTTAACGCTGATGGCACTGTTAAGCCCAAG GTCATTTATACTTCTCGGAACCCGAAGGACATGGTGGTATCATACTACCACTACTGTTCGCTGGTTCACGGGATGAAGGGAAGCTTTGAGGAGTTCTGCGACCTCTTCATGAGAGATCGAGCGCCGTTTGGACCCGTTTGGAATCATATACTGG gtttCTGGAACAGACGTGATGATCCCAACATACTCTTTATAAAGTTTGAAGAAATGAAACGAGACTTGCCAACAGTTGTCAGGAAGACGGCGAAGTTTCTAGACAAAACGTTGAGCGACGaggaaatattcaaattatgtgATTATCTGTCATTTGCGAACATGAAAACGAACCGCGCTGTTAACTTGGAGGCCATCTTGGAGAAATCGTACGGAAAACACTTTCTGGAGCAAACGTCGCTGAGGTTCATCAGGAAGGGGGAGATTGGAGATTGGAAGAATTTCATGTCCGACGAGCTATCGAGAAGATTCGACGATTGGGCGGAACAGAACCTCAAAGGCACTGAACtgagttttgaataa
- the LOC116774878 gene encoding soluble guanylate cyclase 88E, which translates to MYGLLLENMAEYIRQTYGEERWEDIRRQAGVEQPSFSVHQVYPENLITRLAKKAQEVLGISEREFMDQMGVYFVGFVSQYGYDRVLSVLGRHMRDFLNGLDNLHEYLKFSYPRMRAPSFICENETRQGLTLHYRSKRRGFVYYAMGQIREVARHFYHKEMRIELLREELLFDTVHVTFQLTFDNRAFTLASLAMTREEKHLPISASVLFEIFPFCIVFGSDMVVRSIGNSLMVILPDLVGKKITNWFDLVRPLIAFKFQTILNRTNNIFELVTVEAVMHEKAPDKRNELIRLSDESDTTTEKNLRLKGQMIYMDNWRMMMYLGTPVMPDLAALVSTGLYINDLSMHDFSRDLMLAGTQQSVELKLALDQEQQKSKKLEESMRKLDEEMKRTDELLYQMIPKQVADRLRNGENPIDTCEMFHSVSILFSDVVTFTEICSRITPMEVVSMLNAMYSIFDTLTERNRVYKVETIGDAYMVVSGAPEKEDNHAEKVCDMALDMVDAITDLKDPSTGSHLSIRVGVHSGAVVAGIVGLKMPRYCLFGDSVNTASRMESTSEAMRIHISQTTQELLSPSYKVTERGEIQVKGKGAMKTYWLEGRESRPSLTKLISSQIQPVSELEWERAADVRDSIAEYSAQQLNNKETNIHLPNAINFGPNSLSNNNAGNPTFQPSTPTVKSPTAPTMMSPAEERRMYSPVTFQDVARRSIANSPNRTEKDKESRSTTASVGGQWTDAESLDPQRTLDSLNSSFCYSSTSPCRVGTAPATKCDDFFTEPMTRESPAHSAPVLPALPAPALMRTSLDDIETDTEYQDAHTDHICASENTEPPKQGKVSRFRARIVPGQHKICALKNSTKDSVKEKVQPPTNVQPHGHHHTKNVNHHQCCGAFGNPHVRHKTSSSCHLI; encoded by the exons ATGTACGGCTTGCTGTTGGAGAACATGGCGGAGTACATCCGTCAGACTTACGGAGAAGAAAGATGGGAGGATATACGTCGCCAGGCTGGAGTGGAACAGCCATCATTCTCTGTGCACCAAGTCTATCCTGAGAATTTAATTACAAGATTGGCTAAAAAGGCCCAGGAG GTGTTAGGCATATCAGAAAGAGAATTTATGGATCAAATGGGCGTATACTTTGTAGGTTTTGTCTCACAGTACGGCTACGACAGAGTTTTATCAGTTTTAGGTCGACATATGCGGGATTTTCTGAACGGTTTGGATAATTTACACGAATACTTAAAATTCAGTTATCCAAGAATGAGAGCCCCGagttttatttgtgaaaatgAAACAAGGCAGGGATTGACACTACACTACCGATCCAAACGGAGGGGGTTCGTTTATTACGCCATGGGACAAATTAGAgag GTAGCCCGTCACTTCTACCATAAGGAGATGCGTATAGAGTTGTTACGCGAGGAACTCCTTTTTGACACAGTTCATGTAACTTTCCAACTGACGTTCGACAATCGTGCATTCACCCTGGCCTCGCTGGCAATGACAAGGGAAGAAAAACATCTGCCTATTAGCGCTTCGGTCCTCTTTGAGATATTCCCGTTTTGTATTGTCTTTGG TTCAGACATGGTAGTTCGCAGCATCGGCAATTCCCTGATGGTGATTTTACCAGACCTAGTGGGGAAGAAGATCACCAACTGGTTTGATCTCGTGCGACCGCTCATAGCGTTTAAATTTCAAACC ATCCTAAACAGGACGAATAACATCTTCGAACTGGTGACAGTGGAAGCTGTTATGCATGAGAAGGCGCCTGACAAACGTAACGAACTCATCAGGCTGTCTGATGAATCTGATACAACTACTGAAAAGAATTTGCGGCTCAAAG GACAAATGATATACATGGACAATTGGCGCATGATGATGTACCTTGGCACGCCAGTGATGCCTGACCTGGCAGCGCTTGTGTCAACAGGGCTATACATCAACGATCTCTCGATGCATGACTTCAGCAG AGACCTTATGTTAGCTGGCACACAACAATCAGTCGAACTAAAGCTAGCCTTGGACCAGGAACAGCAAAAAAGTAAGAAGCTCGAGGAATCCATGAGGAAATTGGATGAAGAGATGAAGAGAACGGATGAGCTGTTGTATCAGATGATACCGAAACAGGTCGCTGATAGGTTGAGAAACGGAGAGAATCCCATTGACACTTGTGAG ATGTTCCATAGTGTGTCCATATTATTCTCCGATGTTGTGACCTTCACGGAGATCTGTTCCCGCATCACTCCGATGGAAGTTGTCTCGATGCTTAATGCTATGTACTCCATATTCGATACGCTCACAGAACGTAATCGCGTTTATAAG GTTGAAACAATAGGTGACGCTTACATGGTAGTGTCAGGGGCACCAGAAAAAGAGGACAATCATGCTGAGAAGGTCTGCGACATGGCACTTGACATGGTCGACGCGATTACAGACCTTAAAGATCCCAGCacag GTTCCCATTTATCGATTCGGGTGGGAGTACATTCTGGTGCAGTGGTCGCAGGCATCGTTGGTTTGAAGATGCCTCGCTACTGTCTTTTCGGGGACTCAGTGAATACAGCATCTCGTATGGAATCGACGTCAGAGGCGATGAGGATCCACATCTCACAGACAACGCAAGAGCTGCTGTCGCCATCCTACAAGGTCACCGAACGAGGCGAAATACAAGTGAAAGGAAAAG GTGCTATGAAAACTTACTGGTTAGAGGGACGTGAATCTAGGCCATCGCTGACTAAACTAATTTCATCCCAAATTCAACCAGTATCAGAACTGGAATGGGAAAGGGCAGCCGATGTACGAGACAGCATCGCCGAATACTCAGCACAGCAACTGAATAATAAGGAAACAAATATCCATCTTCCCAACGCAATCAATTTTGGGCCCAATTCACTTAGCAACAACAACGCTGGTAATCCAACATTCCAACCATCCACTCCGACTGTCAAGAGCCCTACAGCCCCTACTATGATGTCACCAGCTGAAGAGAGACGGATGTATTCTCCTGTCACTTTCCAGGATGTCGCTAGACGGAGTATCGCCAACTCACCGAACAGAACAGAAAAGGATAAAG AATCAAGATCAACCACAGCGAGTGTGGGAGGTCAATGGACTGATGCGGAATCTTTGGACCCACAACGCACCCTCGACAGTTTAAACTCTTCTTTCtg TTACAGTTCAACGTCCCCTTGTAGGGTCGGTACAGCACCAGCAACCAAATGTGATGACTTCTTTACAGAACCAATG acACGCGAATCTCCGGCACACTCTGCTCCAGTACTACCAGCATTACCAGCACCAGCGCTCATGAGAACCAGCCTCGACGATATTG aaactGATACAGAATATCAAGATGCGCACACGGATCACATCTGCGCTTCAGAAAACACAGAACCTCCAAAACAAGGCAAGGTCAGCAGGTTCCGCGCTCGAATAGTACCAGGGCAGCATAAAATATGTGCGTTAAAAAATTCAACCAAGGATTCTGTCAAAGAAAAAGTCCAACCGCCGACTAACGTCCAGCCACACGGCCATCATCacacaaaaaatgtaaacCATCACCAATGTTGCGGTGCGTTCGGAAATCCGCATGTCCGTCACAAAACCAGTTCCAGCTGTCATTTGATTtag